The DNA region GTCCCCGGCTGGGGGGGACCAGGGGGCGCTGTTTTTCCCGGGAAAGACGGCGGCCCTGTTCGGAAAGGGCGGACTATTCAGCCGGACGGACCTGGGCCGGGCGGTTCTAGAGGCCATGGGTTATCAGGTGCGGGATGCCCTGGAGACCCTGGGCCGGCATGGGTTCCCGGTAGGGGAGATGCGGCTTTCCGGGGGACAGAGCCGAAACCGACGCTGGAATCAGCTTAAGGCCGATATGACCGGGGCTATTCTGCTGGTCCCGGAACTGGGTGACGGTGAACTGGGCGGGGACGCGGCCTTGGGGCTCATGACCCTGGGGGACGCGGCAAATTTGAAAGAAGCGATTGGCCGGATCGTCCACATACAGGAACGCTACGAACCGGACCCCGCAACAGCGGCGGTTTACGGGGAACGTTTTCAGACCTGGCGGGAACTGCGGGAGAAGGCGGGCCCTTTCAATGAAATGCTATAAACTGCCCGCCCGGATTTCGGGGCTCATCTTTGATATGGACGGGACCCTCTATACCCACGAGGAATACCTTAAAGGCCAGATCGACACAATCATTGCGCAGTTCGGCAAGGTTCGGGGGAAGAGTTTTGAGGAAGCCCGGGAAGCTGTGGAGTCCTATCAGAGCGAGTGGGCCTCGGCGCATGGAGGAAGGACGATCAGTTTGGGGAATACCCTGGCTGCCTTTGGGATCACCGTAGAGGAAGGCATACGCTGGCGTGAGGAACTGATCGAACCCAGTTTGTACCTCCGGGAGGACCCCCGGCTCAGGGAAACCCTCTCTACCCTTTCCGATTCCTTTGCCCTGGCTTTGGTAACCAACAACCCTGTGCTGGTGGCCCGTAAAACTCTTGCTTGCCTGGGGGTGGAGGAATTTTTTCCGGTCAGCGTCGGCCTGGATACCTGCGGGGTGTCAAAACCCCACGAGGCGCCCTTCATCAAAGCTGCGGAACTGCTGGGCCTGCCCCCGAAGGCCTGCGTTTCCATCGGGGACCGCTACGATATTGACCTGGCCCTGCCCCTGGAACTCGGCATGGGGGGCATCCTGGTGGACGGGGTGGAGGATGTGCATGGGCTGCCGGAACAGCTCGCTGCCACGATTTCACTGGGACTAAATAAAAACCCTTGACCGCTAGGGTTTTTCATGCAAGCCTTATAGTATGAACCTTGAAGAATTCGCCAAGCCCATGGCCGCCATCTGTTCCCACAGCCTGGTTGCCCCGGGTCGGCCCCTGCATTGGACGATCATCGCCAACCCTACTGCCGGGGGATTTACGATAAAGAGCCGGTGGAAGCAGCACAGTGCGGCGTTGAAGTTGTATATGGAAAAGGCAGAGGCCAATCCCCTGCGGGAAGACGCCGGGCCTTCGAAAACCGCTTTGGAAGCCGATCAGAGCCGGGGGAGCCTGGGCAGGCTGGGACTGACCCTTACCCAGGGGCCGGGTACCGCAGGGAAGATCGTCAAGGCTCTTCTGGAGGAGGCGTCTTCGACTCGCTCTGGGGGAAATGCGCCCTTCCACCTGCTCATCACCGCCGGGGGAGACGGGACCAGCCTTGAAGCCCTGACGGTCCTCTATACGGCGCCGGCAGCGCTCCGGTCTAACTTTGCGGTTCTGCGCCTTCCCATGGGGACCGGGAATGACGGGGCCGATGCCCGGGAACTGGACGGTGTCCTGGATCGGCTGATCCACCCTTCCACGGTTGAGTATGCCCGGGCCCTGCGGCTTACTACCGCCTCCGGGAAGGGACCCTTTATGGCTTTCAATATCCTTTCCGTGGGCCTCGACGCATTTGTTACCCACATGACCAATAAGATGAAGGGTAAGCTGCCCGGGGATTCCTACAAACTCT from Treponema primitia ZAS-2 includes:
- a CDS encoding HAD family hydrolase, coding for MKCYKLPARISGLIFDMDGTLYTHEEYLKGQIDTIIAQFGKVRGKSFEEAREAVESYQSEWASAHGGRTISLGNTLAAFGITVEEGIRWREELIEPSLYLREDPRLRETLSTLSDSFALALVTNNPVLVARKTLACLGVEEFFPVSVGLDTCGVSKPHEAPFIKAAELLGLPPKACVSIGDRYDIDLALPLELGMGGILVDGVEDVHGLPEQLAATISLGLNKNP
- a CDS encoding diacylglycerol/lipid kinase family protein, whose protein sequence is MNLEEFAKPMAAICSHSLVAPGRPLHWTIIANPTAGGFTIKSRWKQHSAALKLYMEKAEANPLREDAGPSKTALEADQSRGSLGRLGLTLTQGPGTAGKIVKALLEEASSTRSGGNAPFHLLITAGGDGTSLEALTVLYTAPAALRSNFAVLRLPMGTGNDGADARELDGVLDRLIHPSTVEYARALRLTTASGKGPFMAFNILSVGLDAFVTHMTNKMKGKLPGDSYKLWVDIASLLYDRLYKVGHMDVRAFDEAGRQVEDFGEKVLLLAVGASGHRTYGSNKRILPDERNVCVVQQMSLFRKVALKGLFTTGGHIHKPESKPFNAHRVEFRGENPILAQMDGEAVLLKPEDFPAAIELTELAIPVLKLGERD